A window of the Bombus huntii isolate Logan2020A chromosome 8, iyBomHunt1.1, whole genome shotgun sequence genome harbors these coding sequences:
- the LOC126868662 gene encoding dnaJ homolog subfamily C member 2 isoform X1, translating to MMRNDINDDNSTNLNTVSDSSMETCTAGPLVLYSTAQAWAAQFHRSLMPARISDESSDEEDLSQYQFEDDLEYLRSLDPKEWKDQDHYAVLGLKKLRHKATEDIIKRAYKQKILKHHPDKRKAMGEEIRPDDDYFTCITRAWEILGNPMKRRSYDSVDPYFSDDLPDEKDCKNNFYVLMGKAFKENARWSTKKPVPRLGGSDTPRDKVEKFYSFWYDFDSWREYSYLDEEDKESGQDRDMRKWIEKKNKATRAKRKKEEMARIRTLVDMAYNIDPRIKKFQQEDKDKKTAAKKAKQKAAKERQQEEERIARDAAEKERLEREKREIEEKAKLDALKQEREAQKKALRKERKALRDFCKANNYFAQNLEEIIRHMESVEKICELFKLVQLEEAMKKLQSDGRIAFISIMEETEKKIEAERRAGVISSDMRNTPEKQVKSYTAPWSENDLQLLIKAVNLFPAGTNQRWEVVANFINQHSTSSTGVTRDAKEVLAKAKDLQSTDFSKSSLKEQANKKAYDNFIAEKKTKESVEDRMPAVTERLDHPVSNGVSSEQKDSKKEAQPWTPAEQKLLEQALKTYPTSVPDRWDQIAACIPTRTKKECMRRYKELVELVKAKKAAQVMK from the exons ATGATGAGGAACGATATAAATGATGACAATTCAACTAATTTAAACACAGTATCCG ATTCATCCATGGAAACATGTACAGCAGGTCCCTTAGTCCTATATTCCACCGCACAAGCATGGGCAGCTCAGTTTCATCGCAGCCTTATGCCTGCCAGGATATCCGACGAATCATCCGACGAAGAAGATCTTTCACAGTACCAATTCGAAGATGACTTGGAGTATCTTAGGTCATTGGACCCAAAGGAATGGAAAGATCAAGACCATTATGCAGTGTTAGGCTTGAAAAAGCTTAGACACAAAGCAACTGAAGATATTATAAAAAGGGCTT ATAAGCAGAAAATTCTCAAACATCATCCCGATAAGCGGAAGGCAATGGGCGAGGAAATCCGGCCAGATGACGATTATTTCACCTGCATAACAAGGGCCTGGGAAATCTTGGGAAATCCTATGAAGCGGCGGAGTTACGACAGTGTGGACCCGTATTTTAGCGACGACTTGCCAGATGAAAAAGATTGTAAAAATAACTTTTACGTGCTAATGGGTAAAGCATTCAAAGAGAATGCTAGATGGTCTACGAAGAAGCCGGTACCGCGCCTGGGTGGATCAGATACACCTAGGGATAAAgtagaaaaattttattcgttttggTATGACTTTGATTCGTGGCGCGAATATTCTTATTTAGACGAGGAAGACAAAGAAAGCGGTCAAGA TCGAGATATGCGTAAGTGGATCGAGAAAAAAAACAAAGCGACACGAgcgaaacgaaagaaggaGGAAATGGCACGTATACGTACGTTGGTCGATATGGCTTACAATATAGATCCCAGAATAAAGAAGTTCCAGCAAGAAGATAAGGATAAAAAGACAGCAGCAAAAAAAGCAAAACAGAAAGCTGCAAAAGAGAGACAgcaagaagaagagagaataGCGAGAGACGCAGCAGAAAAGGAAAgattagaaagagaaaaacgGGAGATTGAAGAAAAAGCAAAATTAGATGCGCTTAAACAAGAAAGAGAAGCACAGAAGAAGGCGCTTCGTAAGGAAAGAAAGGCATTGAGAGATTTTTGTAAAGCCAATAATTACTTTGCTCAAAATTTAGAGGAAATTATTAGACACATGGAAAGCGTTGAAAAAATTTGTGAACTTTTTAAACTGGTTCAATTGGAGGAGGCGATGAAAAAATTACAGAGTGACGGTAGAATCGCGTTTATCAGTATCATGGAAGAAACTGAGAAGAAAATAGAAGCAGAACGTAGAGCCGGTGTTATCTCTAGTGATATGCGAAATACACCGGAAAAGCAAGTAAAATCTTACACTGCACCATGGAGTGAAAATGATTTACAGCTTCTTATAAAAGCCGTAAATTTGTTCCCAGCAGGAACGAATCAACGTTGGGAAGTAGTagcaaattttatcaatcaacaTAGTACTTCCTCCACTGGTGTTACACGCGATGCAAAGGAAGTTCTTGCAAAGGCTAAAGATTTGCAATCGACTGATTTCAGTAAATCTAGTTTAAAGGAGCAAGCAAATAAGAAAGCGTACGATAATTTTATTGCCGAGAAGAAAACCAAGGAATCGGTTGAGGACCGAATGCCAGCTGTTACTGAACGTCTGGATCATCCTGTTTCTAACGGTGTTAGTTCCGAACAAAAAGATTCTAAAAAAGAGGCACAGCCTTGGACTCCAGCGGAACAAAAACTGCTGGAGCAAGCGTTGAAGACTTACCCTACAAGCGTGCCTGATAGATGGGATCAGATAGCAGCATGTATTCCAACTAGGACGAAAAAAGAATGCATGAGGAGGTATAAG GAGCTGGTCGAACTCGTCAAAGCGAAAAAGGCGGCACAAGtgatgaaataa
- the LOC126868662 gene encoding dnaJ homolog subfamily C member 2 isoform X2, whose protein sequence is MGEEIRPDDDYFTCITRAWEILGNPMKRRSYDSVDPYFSDDLPDEKDCKNNFYVLMGKAFKENARWSTKKPVPRLGGSDTPRDKVEKFYSFWYDFDSWREYSYLDEEDKESGQDRDMRKWIEKKNKATRAKRKKEEMARIRTLVDMAYNIDPRIKKFQQEDKDKKTAAKKAKQKAAKERQQEEERIARDAAEKERLEREKREIEEKAKLDALKQEREAQKKALRKERKALRDFCKANNYFAQNLEEIIRHMESVEKICELFKLVQLEEAMKKLQSDGRIAFISIMEETEKKIEAERRAGVISSDMRNTPEKQVKSYTAPWSENDLQLLIKAVNLFPAGTNQRWEVVANFINQHSTSSTGVTRDAKEVLAKAKDLQSTDFSKSSLKEQANKKAYDNFIAEKKTKESVEDRMPAVTERLDHPVSNGVSSEQKDSKKEAQPWTPAEQKLLEQALKTYPTSVPDRWDQIAACIPTRTKKECMRRYKELVELVKAKKAAQVMK, encoded by the exons ATGGGCGAGGAAATCCGGCCAGATGACGATTATTTCACCTGCATAACAAGGGCCTGGGAAATCTTGGGAAATCCTATGAAGCGGCGGAGTTACGACAGTGTGGACCCGTATTTTAGCGACGACTTGCCAGATGAAAAAGATTGTAAAAATAACTTTTACGTGCTAATGGGTAAAGCATTCAAAGAGAATGCTAGATGGTCTACGAAGAAGCCGGTACCGCGCCTGGGTGGATCAGATACACCTAGGGATAAAgtagaaaaattttattcgttttggTATGACTTTGATTCGTGGCGCGAATATTCTTATTTAGACGAGGAAGACAAAGAAAGCGGTCAAGA TCGAGATATGCGTAAGTGGATCGAGAAAAAAAACAAAGCGACACGAgcgaaacgaaagaaggaGGAAATGGCACGTATACGTACGTTGGTCGATATGGCTTACAATATAGATCCCAGAATAAAGAAGTTCCAGCAAGAAGATAAGGATAAAAAGACAGCAGCAAAAAAAGCAAAACAGAAAGCTGCAAAAGAGAGACAgcaagaagaagagagaataGCGAGAGACGCAGCAGAAAAGGAAAgattagaaagagaaaaacgGGAGATTGAAGAAAAAGCAAAATTAGATGCGCTTAAACAAGAAAGAGAAGCACAGAAGAAGGCGCTTCGTAAGGAAAGAAAGGCATTGAGAGATTTTTGTAAAGCCAATAATTACTTTGCTCAAAATTTAGAGGAAATTATTAGACACATGGAAAGCGTTGAAAAAATTTGTGAACTTTTTAAACTGGTTCAATTGGAGGAGGCGATGAAAAAATTACAGAGTGACGGTAGAATCGCGTTTATCAGTATCATGGAAGAAACTGAGAAGAAAATAGAAGCAGAACGTAGAGCCGGTGTTATCTCTAGTGATATGCGAAATACACCGGAAAAGCAAGTAAAATCTTACACTGCACCATGGAGTGAAAATGATTTACAGCTTCTTATAAAAGCCGTAAATTTGTTCCCAGCAGGAACGAATCAACGTTGGGAAGTAGTagcaaattttatcaatcaacaTAGTACTTCCTCCACTGGTGTTACACGCGATGCAAAGGAAGTTCTTGCAAAGGCTAAAGATTTGCAATCGACTGATTTCAGTAAATCTAGTTTAAAGGAGCAAGCAAATAAGAAAGCGTACGATAATTTTATTGCCGAGAAGAAAACCAAGGAATCGGTTGAGGACCGAATGCCAGCTGTTACTGAACGTCTGGATCATCCTGTTTCTAACGGTGTTAGTTCCGAACAAAAAGATTCTAAAAAAGAGGCACAGCCTTGGACTCCAGCGGAACAAAAACTGCTGGAGCAAGCGTTGAAGACTTACCCTACAAGCGTGCCTGATAGATGGGATCAGATAGCAGCATGTATTCCAACTAGGACGAAAAAAGAATGCATGAGGAGGTATAAG GAGCTGGTCGAACTCGTCAAAGCGAAAAAGGCGGCACAAGtgatgaaataa